GAGATGCAGCAGCTTGCCTTGCGCCGCCGAGACGTCGATCGCCGGCAGGCCCGCCGCTGCATTGGCGGCCAGCGCCCCTTCGAGCGCCGCATCGGCTTTGACGAGACGCTCGGCGATATAGGCGTCGACCGCGCTCCAGCTTTCGGAAGATCCGCTATCGGAAGACATGGCGCTTCGCTCCCCCGCTCGACCCAAGCTCGGATCAGACGCCGAGCTTCTTCTGCAGATTGCTCGACGACGTCGTATATTGGAACAGCAGCTTCTTGTCAGGATAGATGTAGCGATGCGCCTTCTGCGCGGCGAGCGCCGCCTCATGGAAGCCGCAGAGAATGAGCTTCAGCTTGCCCGGATAGGTGTTGATGTCGCCGATGGCGAAAATGCCCGGATGATTGGTCTCGAACGTCTCCGTCCCGACCGGCACGAGATTTTCGTGGAGATTGAGACCCCAATCGGCGACCGGGCCGAGCTTCATGGTGAGCCCGAAGAAGGGCATCATCCGGTGCGCCGACAGCACCATGTCGACATTGTCATTGCCGCGAATGGTGACCGAGGAGAGCTCCCCATCGGCGCCCTCGACGCCGGCGATCTGGCCGAGGCGGAAAATCACCTTCTCGGCGGCGATCAGCTCCTGCAGCGCATTGACCGAATGCGGCGCAGCGCGGAACTGGTCGCGGCGATGCACCAGCGTCAGGCTCTTGGCGATCGGCTGCAGATTCAGCGTCCAGTCGAGCGCCGAATCGCCGCCGCCGACGATGACGACATCCTTGTCGCGGAAATCCTCCATGCGGCGCACCGCATAGAAGACGGATTTGTTCTCATAGGCCTCGATGCCGGCGATCGGCGGCTTCTTGGGCTGGAACGAGCCGCCGCCGGCTGCGACGAACACGACCTTGGCCTTGAATTTCGTCCCCGCGTCGGTCGTCACCTCGAAGGCCGGGGCCTCGGGCGTGCCGACGGGCGTCAAGGTCTCGACCATCTCGTTGAAATGGAAGGTCGGGCTGAAGGGCTTGATCTGCTCGAGCAGATTATCGGTCAATCCCTGGCCGGTGACGAGCGGATGGCCGGGAATGTCGTAGATCGGCTTTTCCGGATAGAGCTCGGAGCACTGGCCGCCGGCGCGCGGCAGAATGTCGATGACATGCGCCCTGATGTCCAGGAGGCCCAATTCGAAAACCGCGAACAGACCGGCCGGGCCGGCCCCGACGATCAGCGCGTCGGTTTCGATAATTTCGGTCATTGCTTGTCCTTCGCCGCTCTTTGATGGTCTGCGGAAAGCCGGCGCCGGCGCGAGCGCCTCGGCACAGTCGGCCGGCTGCGGCCAGAGGGCCGCTCCCGGCGGTAGCGCGCTCGGCCGAAGCCGGCGATCGGTTCGCCGACATGGTCTATAGCATCCGCGGCGTCATGCAACCGTCTTGCCTGCGCGTCTCGCTGGTGGACGCGCTGCGCTCGAACGTGGCTCTCGGCGCCGCCACTCTCCCAAAAAACAAAACGCCGCGGCGATGCGCGGCGTTGGTCGACGGCAATGAAGCGGCGGCGCGAAGGCGCCGCGACCGTCACCCCTGCTGGCCGGGCGTCGTCACGACCAGCCCGTCGAGCTCCGGGCGCACGGTGATCTGGCAGCTGAGGCGCGAATTGGGCTTCACCTCGAAGGCGAAGTCCAGCATGTCCTCCTCCATCTGCGAGGGCTTGCCGGTCTTCTCGGTCCAGGCCTCGTCGACATAGACATGGCAGGTCGCGCAGGCGCAGGCGCCGCCGCATTCGGCGGGCAGCTCGGGAATGTCGTTGCGGCGCGCGGTCTCCATCACCGTGGAGCCGGTCTCGCCCTCGACGGTGCGGGCCTGACCATGCGAATCGATGAAGGTGATCTTCGCCTTGGTCGGGGCTCCGCCGCCCGGCTCGGCGCCATAGCGGGTCACTTGCTCATCGAGGCAGGTCTTCACCATGATCTCTGGTCTCTCGCTTGACGCGGTCGATGCTTCGACCGATCGCCGCTCTTCGCATCGGCCGTTCACCTAGCATCGGCGCAGCGAGCGCGCCAGTGTTTCCTCAGGCGCGGCGGAGCAATCGGATGAAGCAAAAAAACCCGACCCTCGTCCTGAGGAGCCGCCGCAGGCGGCGTCTCGAAGGACGGCCGCGGGGCGCAATCAAAGGTTTCTCCCGTTGCCGTCCTTCGAGACGCCCTCTTCGCGGGCTCCTCAGGACGAGGGTGACGGGACGGTAATCCTTCACCCGATTGCGAGCGTCAGACCTGCGCCGCGGTCCAGCGCACGATCTGCCGCAGCACCGAGGTCAACGCCTCGTCGAGCGCATGAACCGCCGCCGGGCCGGTGGAATGCTCGGCCGGCGCCTCCGCCGAAAAAATGCGGCCCGGCCCCGTCGCGGCGCCGCGCAGGTCCAGAATTTCGGCGGCGATCTCGACCACCGCCTCGCCGCTCGACACATCGATCTCGAATCGGCGGATGTCGGTCGAGAGGATGCGCTCGGCCGCCTGCCCCGGGCGCACGACGAAGCCGGTCTTGCGGCCGCGGTCGAAGGCGGCGATGAGCCGCGCCTGCACCAGCCGCGGCAGGCGGTCGACCCATTGCGCCTCGGCGAGATGGGCGAGCCCGTTCGGCCCGGTGCGGATGACGATGCGATCGGAATCGACGGGCTGGATCGCATGCGGCTCGGCGACCGCCAGCGTGCGGCGCAGCGGCCGCGCCGCGACTCCCTCGCCGAGCGCGCTCGACAGATCGAAGCTCTCGCGCTGCGGCGCCCCGGAGCAGGCCGCGACGGCGAGCGCGAGCAGAACTGCGGGCGCCGCTTTCGACGGCGTCATGAATTCACCCTTTTTTCCAAACCGGCGCGATACTGCGCCCTCCGCGAACTGTCGGATGAATCGGAGATTACTCGAACGGAGGCGCAGAGCAAAGCGAAGACGCCGCCATGAAAGCTCGCGCTTTCTTCGATCGGCGTTCGTCGATCGAATCGCACTGGATGGGGCCTTCGGTCTCATATCTCCCAAGCCACGATCGATATTGGAAAGTAAAACCGGATTCCGGTCGAGCTGCGCCAAGCGCCTATGCCGATACGATCGCGCCCTGCGTCTATATCGCTGTCGAACATGGCTGTGAGCGCCGGCAGGTTCGACGCGTCGGCAAGCGCGTCGAGCTGCGCCTCGAGCCGGTACCCGTCTATCACCACCTCCTTCAACCCGAAGTCCCTGCCGA
The sequence above is a segment of the Methylosinus trichosporium OB3b genome. Coding sequences within it:
- a CDS encoding NAD(P)/FAD-dependent oxidoreductase yields the protein MTEIIETDALIVGAGPAGLFAVFELGLLDIRAHVIDILPRAGGQCSELYPEKPIYDIPGHPLVTGQGLTDNLLEQIKPFSPTFHFNEMVETLTPVGTPEAPAFEVTTDAGTKFKAKVVFVAAGGGSFQPKKPPIAGIEAYENKSVFYAVRRMEDFRDKDVVIVGGGDSALDWTLNLQPIAKSLTLVHRRDQFRAAPHSVNALQELIAAEKVIFRLGQIAGVEGADGELSSVTIRGNDNVDMVLSAHRMMPFFGLTMKLGPVADWGLNLHENLVPVGTETFETNHPGIFAIGDINTYPGKLKLILCGFHEAALAAQKAHRYIYPDKKLLFQYTTSSSNLQKKLGV
- a CDS encoding 2Fe-2S iron-sulfur cluster-binding protein yields the protein MVKTCLDEQVTRYGAEPGGGAPTKAKITFIDSHGQARTVEGETGSTVMETARRNDIPELPAECGGACACATCHVYVDEAWTEKTGKPSQMEEDMLDFAFEVKPNSRLSCQITVRPELDGLVVTTPGQQG
- a CDS encoding ABC-type transport auxiliary lipoprotein family protein; this translates as MTPSKAAPAVLLALAVAACSGAPQRESFDLSSALGEGVAARPLRRTLAVAEPHAIQPVDSDRIVIRTGPNGLAHLAEAQWVDRLPRLVQARLIAAFDRGRKTGFVVRPGQAAERILSTDIRRFEIDVSSGEAVVEIAAEILDLRGAATGPGRIFSAEAPAEHSTGPAAVHALDEALTSVLRQIVRWTAAQV